One stretch of Wolbachia endosymbiont of Armadillidium arcangelii DNA includes these proteins:
- a CDS encoding VirB4 family type IV secretion/conjugal transfer ATPase produces MLRFRAIQSKNKSTLSREVHAAEFIPYSCYWNSTTLITKQNWLVKFIKLSGFAFETADDEDLVIQNNIRNQMLRSISSPAFSLYFHTIRRKKNIFSDEFASQNLPNFFANHVNLKWREKHATRRSFINDLYITIIRRADTKGVEFLSHLLKKFGHVTSKHAWESDMCATYEDLEETTNRIVTSLRNYSPKILEVKETPNGLFCEIMEFLSRIVNCGFVTNTLFPLKTEISRYLPVHRLFFGRKMIQVVTHNESKYAGIVSIKEYGNNTSAGMLDSFLQLPYEFIITQSFQFTNRQMAIAKMQIQQNRMIQSADKAISQIAEISHALDDAMSGKIAFGEHHLTILCIEKSPKSLDNALSLVESELSNCGIYPVRERVNLEPAFWAQIPGNFDYIVRKGTISSLNLAGFASQHNYPTGKKFNNHWGDAVTVFDTTSGTPFFFSFHIRDVGHTMIIGPTGAGKTVLMNFLCAQTIKFSPRIFFFDKDRGAEIFLRALGGIYTIIEPRTKTNFNPLQLDDTPDNRTFLMEWIKSLISVYNDKFSSGDIAIINDAIEGNFKLEKEKRVLRSFVPFLGDKGPDTLAGAISMWHDNGSHAAIFDNKEDLLDFSKARVFGFEMASLLKDPVALGPVLIYLFHRISISLDGTRSIIVLDEAWALIDNPVFAPKIKDWLKVLRKLNAFVIFATQSVEDASKSAISDTLVQQTATQIFLPNLKATSVYRDVFMLTEREYILIKHTDPSTRFFLVKQGVNAVVARIDLKDLDDVINVLSGRAESVLLLHDILKEVGDNPKVWLPVFYQRVKNV; encoded by the coding sequence AACAACATCAGAAATCAGATGCTAAGAAGCATTTCATCTCCAGCATTTAGTTTGTACTTTCATACCATTAGGCGTAAGAAAAATATCTTTTCTGACGAATTTGCAAGTCAGAATTTGCCAAATTTTTTTGCTAATCATGTAAATCTAAAATGGAGAGAAAAACACGCAACGAGGCGATCTTTTATTAATGACCTATACATTACGATTATTCGTAGAGCAGACACAAAAGGAGTAGAGTTTTTATCACATTTATTAAAGAAATTCGGGCATGTAACTTCAAAACATGCTTGGGAAAGTGATATGTGTGCTACCTATGAAGATCTAGAGGAAACGACCAATCGTATAGTGACAAGCCTTAGGAATTATTCGCCTAAAATTCTTGAAGTGAAAGAAACTCCAAACGGCCTATTTTGTGAAATAATGGAGTTTCTATCTAGAATTGTAAATTGTGGATTTGTTACAAACACGCTCTTTCCACTAAAAACTGAAATATCAAGATACTTACCAGTACATAGGTTATTTTTTGGTCGTAAGATGATACAGGTTGTGACTCATAATGAGAGTAAATACGCTGGAATAGTTAGTATCAAGGAATATGGAAATAATACCTCTGCAGGGATGCTCGATTCTTTTTTGCAACTTCCTTATGAATTTATCATCACACAATCTTTTCAATTTACAAATAGGCAAATGGCAATTGCAAAAATGCAGATACAGCAAAATCGGATGATACAATCTGCAGATAAAGCTATTTCTCAAATAGCAGAAATTTCTCATGCGCTTGATGATGCAATGAGTGGTAAGATTGCGTTTGGTGAACATCACTTAACTATCCTATGTATAGAGAAAAGCCCTAAATCATTAGATAATGCTTTGTCGTTGGTAGAATCAGAGCTTTCTAATTGTGGTATTTATCCTGTTCGTGAGAGAGTTAACCTTGAACCAGCATTTTGGGCGCAAATTCCTGGTAATTTTGATTATATAGTAAGAAAAGGTACGATAAGTAGTCTTAATTTGGCTGGCTTTGCATCTCAGCATAATTATCCTACTGGTAAAAAATTCAATAACCACTGGGGAGATGCTGTTACAGTTTTTGACACAACATCTGGCACACCATTTTTCTTCAGCTTTCATATAAGAGATGTTGGACATACTATGATAATTGGGCCAACTGGTGCTGGTAAGACTGTTTTAATGAATTTCTTATGTGCTCAAACGATAAAATTTTCTCCAAGAATATTCTTTTTTGATAAAGATCGTGGTGCAGAGATTTTTTTGAGAGCACTTGGCGGCATCTACACTATAATAGAACCAAGAACTAAAACAAATTTTAATCCTCTACAACTTGACGATACTCCTGATAATAGAACATTTTTAATGGAATGGATAAAATCCTTAATCTCGGTGTACAACGATAAATTCTCTTCAGGAGACATTGCTATAATTAATGATGCAATCGAGGGAAATTTTAAATTAGAAAAAGAAAAAAGAGTCTTGAGAAGTTTCGTACCTTTTTTGGGAGATAAAGGCCCTGATACTTTAGCTGGAGCAATATCTATGTGGCATGACAATGGCTCTCACGCTGCAATATTTGACAATAAAGAAGATTTGCTAGATTTTTCAAAAGCAAGGGTGTTTGGCTTTGAAATGGCTAGCTTGCTCAAGGATCCTGTTGCTCTTGGACCAGTCTTGATTTATTTATTTCATAGGATTAGTATATCTCTTGATGGCACTCGATCTATTATTGTTCTTGATGAAGCATGGGCGTTAATAGATAATCCAGTTTTTGCACCTAAGATAAAGGACTGGTTGAAAGTGCTGAGAAAGTTAAATGCTTTTGTGATTTTTGCTACTCAGAGTGTTGAAGATGCGAGTAAAAGTGCTATTAGTGATACGCTTGTACAGCAGACAGCAACACAAATTTTTTTGCCAAATCTGAAAGCTACTAGTGTCTACCGAGATGTTTTTATGTTAACTGAACGTGAATACATACTGATCAAACACACAGATCCAAGTACTAGATTCTTTTTGGTAAAGCAGGGGGTTAATGCTGTAGTAGCTAGAATAGATCTAAAAGATTTGGATGATGTGATCAACGTATTATCTGGACGTGCAGAAAGTGTTCTACTGTTACATGATATACTAAAAGAGGTCGGAGATAATCCAAAAGTATGGTTGCCTGTGTTTTATCAAAGGGTGAAAAATGTTTAA
- a CDS encoding type IV secretion system protein, producing the protein MFKTKLSLLLIAIFLLNIDFLLSYPVFADGVSGTDKTEFVSRFHSTGSFSRASNPDCGAFKTVAALAGIAIAVGAIFTGIVLIVSSAGLFTALVIVGMIAAVVGVWKAVGGLIVCQHSFVRHPVARDHDGKYKNFKLKDTDYSNDTDKNYQTEDEYFSELQKRSGKDGKQTEKEILDSTNWNVVDVNKENYYWPKNGVQYSEYIEVCHRNPLTFGNLFGEIKFDVREKDTGYESGSWSPKVDGDLECKVLKAGQSEDIHGSTFRAVRKMGRLCVELAEVRAAGTPWPQGIDIGCTELPPDPLAPMCEKSMMIFKDKTSSIPDKPIEIDPNKDHKTIIRNKEKEGKIFIGYDNKGCFSSYISEACYNQAGSKSLSPIPITSMIVQCIKESLDNLVAGIDSSGELLKDKNGNKKGSFLSVAQKKLKNTVTAVLVLALILFSIKAMSGGVRSPQEMYTLIIKFALVIYFTTGSTMSHYYGELTRLSNGLSEIVLKASSESQGICNYNAGTDYEYALHTGKKVSYSYLAPWDRFDCRILFYLGAPFDGIGGKIGTGGVVALAVLLGAAPVLLVAGSIIGIIFAGGQILVALVCIFMAILMMMVILWMCYVFILSLVALSVIIILSPLFIPMVLFQHTKGYFDGWVKELITYSLYPVILFAFLSFMFIACDKIFYRGLNFEEEQVEILGKKTYWFKLEKGGCTNNPNTLACMLQEYKWEKSMLLGLVDFAYIEFSNSVLGELLKLCLVLFLFYHFLNVLPGMAAELAGNHRAALGSGNTPAQMVNKALSAAKAAAGGVGQVAAAAVNKARGSVGGGGDANKGSSSSETIKSGGE; encoded by the coding sequence ATGTTTAAAACTAAACTTTCATTGCTATTAATTGCGATATTTTTATTAAATATAGATTTTCTACTTTCATATCCAGTATTTGCAGATGGAGTAAGTGGTACTGACAAGACAGAATTTGTTAGTAGATTTCATTCCACTGGCAGTTTTAGTCGTGCCTCTAATCCTGATTGTGGAGCGTTTAAAACAGTTGCAGCACTTGCTGGAATAGCGATTGCTGTTGGCGCAATATTTACTGGCATTGTTTTAATCGTCTCTTCTGCTGGTTTGTTTACCGCTCTTGTTATTGTTGGAATGATAGCTGCAGTTGTTGGAGTCTGGAAGGCGGTAGGGGGACTTATTGTTTGTCAGCATAGTTTTGTTAGGCATCCAGTTGCACGTGATCATGATGGAAAGTATAAAAATTTCAAACTAAAAGACACAGATTATAGTAATGACACAGATAAAAATTATCAAACAGAAGACGAATATTTTTCTGAATTACAGAAAAGGTCAGGAAAAGATGGAAAACAAACAGAAAAAGAGATTTTAGACTCTACTAATTGGAATGTTGTTGATGTCAACAAGGAAAACTATTACTGGCCAAAAAATGGCGTGCAATATAGTGAATACATAGAAGTGTGTCATCGCAATCCTTTAACTTTTGGTAATCTTTTTGGAGAAATAAAATTTGATGTCAGGGAGAAAGACACTGGATATGAAAGTGGGTCATGGTCTCCGAAGGTTGATGGCGATCTAGAGTGTAAAGTGCTTAAAGCTGGACAGAGCGAAGACATACATGGGTCAACATTCAGGGCAGTAAGAAAAATGGGCAGGTTATGCGTGGAATTGGCTGAAGTTAGAGCAGCTGGAACTCCTTGGCCGCAAGGAATTGATATAGGGTGCACGGAATTGCCACCTGATCCACTTGCTCCTATGTGTGAAAAATCTATGATGATTTTCAAAGATAAGACTAGTAGTATTCCTGACAAGCCGATAGAAATTGATCCCAATAAAGATCATAAAACTATTATAAGAAATAAGGAAAAAGAAGGAAAAATTTTTATAGGTTACGACAATAAAGGCTGTTTTAGCTCGTATATCTCTGAAGCTTGCTATAATCAAGCAGGAAGTAAATCATTATCTCCTATTCCCATAACTTCTATGATAGTGCAATGCATTAAGGAATCGTTAGACAATTTAGTGGCAGGTATCGATTCAAGTGGTGAGCTACTGAAAGACAAGAATGGGAATAAAAAAGGCAGTTTCTTATCTGTGGCACAAAAAAAGCTAAAAAACACCGTAACTGCTGTTCTAGTTTTGGCTTTAATACTGTTCTCTATAAAAGCCATGTCAGGTGGTGTTCGCAGTCCACAAGAAATGTACACGTTGATCATTAAATTCGCTTTGGTGATTTATTTCACAACAGGTAGCACCATGTCTCATTATTACGGAGAATTGACAAGACTTTCAAATGGTTTATCAGAAATAGTGCTTAAAGCGTCATCTGAGAGTCAAGGTATATGTAATTACAATGCAGGTACAGATTATGAATATGCTCTTCATACAGGAAAGAAGGTATCTTACAGTTATCTTGCACCTTGGGATAGGTTTGATTGCAGGATTTTATTTTATTTAGGAGCACCTTTTGATGGAATTGGTGGCAAAATTGGTACTGGGGGTGTTGTAGCGTTAGCAGTCTTGCTTGGCGCTGCTCCTGTCTTGTTAGTAGCAGGTTCAATAATAGGTATTATTTTTGCTGGTGGGCAAATTTTAGTAGCTCTTGTCTGTATATTCATGGCCATTTTAATGATGATGGTTATTTTGTGGATGTGTTATGTATTTATCTTATCTTTAGTTGCTCTTAGTGTAATTATCATTTTATCGCCTTTATTCATTCCTATGGTTTTATTTCAACATACTAAGGGATATTTTGATGGTTGGGTAAAAGAATTAATTACCTACAGTTTATACCCTGTTATCCTTTTTGCATTTTTATCTTTTATGTTCATAGCATGTGATAAAATCTTTTATAGAGGTTTAAATTTTGAGGAAGAGCAAGTTGAAATATTAGGCAAGAAAACATATTGGTTTAAGTTGGAAAAAGGAGGATGTACTAACAATCCAAATACTTTAGCGTGCATGCTACAAGAATACAAATGGGAGAAAAGCATGCTGCTTGGTCTGGTTGATTTTGCGTATATTGAATTTAGTAACTCTGTACTTGGAGAGTTACTGAAGTTATGTTTAGTGCTATTTTTATTTTACCATTTTTTAAACGTTCTTCCCGGTATGGCTGCTGAGCTTGCTGGTAACCATAGAGCAGCACTAGGTTCAGGCAATACGCCTGCGCAAATGGTGAATAAAGCTTTATCTGCTGCCAAAGCTGCTGCTGGTGGTGTTGGTCAAGTTGCCGCTGCAGCTGTAAACAAGGCAAGAGGATCTGTTGGAGGAGGTGGAGATGCTAATAAGGGATCCTCCTCTAGTGAAACTATAAAATCAGGTGGAGAGTGA
- a CDS encoding type IV secretion system protein, whose product MFERLSNQNLGKLCISFVVLFLLSGCGEHHCIKPEDLSGLREKLDVVSTEQKWVDSGVYISGGVKVTEISIVPSKVNFCPKRYKDFAVQPGKDPIVVTLPFALKEGDSISFSVIGSKMCKNDNGTVTYKKIDESCGEGEKEYFAHVLNQENCQGEICPNKYIIGDPQWLNGKEYWSSDSSESGQDEEKIKEIINFVKQQGKNIDCSGLSDNQVSKVDTYILNLACGCICKFYNSNTKKDCVYVEYNTTEHELFNSITSALNSSGGKFADAEIIGDVLKNAKVKTYVPHLRVNMEGEKSFEYLQNGGTYTNYDHKVSKDHPVPKLTFWLGDSNGKGGYNIRVTRIPSPKDDLYIRVSDTFPEHGPDETQGDIPVDINRVHDTEYMESLKEKLKDKTGNIYYGIRDHGCDYKNEGQFSINLTTKESPTKTFSAIYNFFDEKVKTAFFGSSYKDTNAIHSDTSPVKSLYQSFVASNRTKTIRSTIVSLLVLYIVLYTLYYFFGLTHISIYEFLIICVKIGIITQLLQDNSWNFFYNNAFSMFVNTPKQLIEIANFRGTTSNVFEFLDLPLNRFLSAHSVLLIVSLIFSGPLGIVSFCLVIWGLITVILSIFNALFSFITSIAIVALLLSLAPIFIICLLFGYTRQMFHNWIRNLARFAIHPVVLLIFISLISQVMDYIVYSVFNFEVCPTCILNLNLRIFNPCIFYGYASKYVPNITAMMAFVILGHAMKALVAASSTISDSLFGVYVASEPGRQYQQSLMGVVGLDEQSAQRRAGQQSGTPSRRPQIPQPAQRSVPKIPTNTGNQ is encoded by the coding sequence ATGTTTGAGCGTTTGAGCAACCAAAACTTGGGTAAGCTATGCATAAGTTTTGTGGTACTCTTTTTATTATCTGGGTGCGGGGAACATCACTGTATTAAGCCAGAAGATTTATCAGGCTTGCGTGAGAAACTAGATGTAGTGTCAACAGAGCAGAAGTGGGTTGATTCTGGTGTCTATATCTCAGGTGGTGTAAAAGTAACAGAGATTAGCATAGTGCCCAGCAAGGTTAATTTTTGTCCTAAGCGGTATAAAGATTTTGCAGTTCAACCTGGGAAAGACCCTATTGTTGTTACATTGCCATTTGCGCTTAAAGAAGGTGATTCGATAAGTTTTAGTGTTATTGGCAGTAAAATGTGTAAAAATGATAATGGCACGGTTACCTATAAAAAAATTGACGAGAGTTGTGGTGAAGGGGAGAAGGAGTATTTTGCACATGTTTTAAATCAAGAGAATTGTCAAGGTGAAATATGTCCTAATAAGTACATTATAGGTGATCCACAGTGGTTGAATGGAAAAGAGTATTGGAGTTCCGATTCTTCAGAGTCAGGTCAAGATGAAGAGAAAATTAAAGAGATTATCAACTTTGTAAAACAACAAGGAAAAAATATAGACTGTAGCGGGCTTTCAGACAACCAGGTGAGCAAAGTAGATACATATATTCTCAATCTAGCGTGTGGATGTATATGCAAGTTTTATAATTCTAACACTAAAAAAGATTGTGTGTATGTTGAATATAATACTACAGAACACGAATTGTTTAATTCTATTACTAGCGCTTTAAATAGTTCTGGTGGTAAATTCGCAGATGCTGAGATTATTGGTGATGTTTTAAAGAATGCAAAAGTCAAAACTTATGTTCCACACTTAAGAGTTAATATGGAGGGTGAAAAAAGTTTTGAATATTTGCAAAATGGTGGTACATATACTAATTATGACCACAAGGTAAGTAAAGACCACCCAGTACCAAAATTAACTTTCTGGTTGGGGGATAGTAATGGCAAGGGCGGCTACAACATAAGAGTAACAAGAATACCTAGTCCGAAAGATGACTTGTACATACGTGTTTCTGACACATTCCCTGAACATGGCCCTGACGAAACCCAGGGGGATATACCTGTTGATATTAACAGAGTTCATGATACTGAGTACATGGAAAGCTTAAAAGAAAAGCTAAAAGACAAAACAGGCAACATATATTACGGAATAAGAGACCATGGTTGCGATTACAAAAATGAAGGTCAGTTTAGCATTAACCTCACAACTAAAGAGTCACCTACGAAAACTTTTAGTGCGATATATAATTTTTTTGATGAAAAAGTAAAAACTGCATTTTTCGGCTCTAGCTACAAAGACACTAATGCGATTCACTCTGATACTAGCCCTGTAAAATCTCTTTATCAAAGTTTTGTAGCGTCAAATAGAACAAAGACCATCAGATCTACAATAGTGTCGTTATTAGTGTTATATATAGTTTTGTACACACTTTACTACTTTTTTGGGTTAACTCATATTTCTATATATGAGTTTTTAATTATATGCGTAAAGATAGGAATCATTACCCAGCTATTGCAGGATAACAGCTGGAACTTTTTTTATAACAACGCATTTTCTATGTTTGTTAACACTCCAAAACAGTTAATAGAAATAGCAAATTTCAGAGGTACAACGTCAAATGTTTTTGAATTTCTTGATTTACCACTCAATAGGTTTTTATCAGCACACTCAGTGTTATTAATAGTATCCCTTATATTCTCTGGTCCTTTGGGTATTGTATCATTTTGCTTGGTGATTTGGGGTTTAATAACAGTAATCTTATCCATTTTTAATGCCTTATTTTCTTTTATCACGTCTATAGCAATAGTTGCATTGTTGCTTTCCTTGGCACCTATTTTTATTATTTGTCTTCTATTTGGATATACCAGACAGATGTTTCACAATTGGATCAGAAATTTAGCAAGATTTGCAATTCATCCGGTAGTGCTTTTAATTTTTATATCATTAATAAGCCAGGTTATGGATTATATTGTGTATTCGGTCTTTAATTTTGAGGTCTGCCCTACATGTATACTTAATCTTAACTTAAGGATTTTTAATCCTTGTATTTTTTACGGTTATGCTTCCAAGTATGTACCTAATATCACCGCTATGATGGCTTTTGTTATTTTAGGACATGCTATGAAAGCTTTAGTTGCAGCATCTTCGACAATATCTGATTCGTTGTTTGGTGTTTATGTAGCAAGCGAACCAGGAAGGCAATATCAGCAAAGCTTAATGGGAGTAGTAGGTTTAGATGAGCAAAGCGCTCAAAGAAGAGCAGGTCAGCAATCTGGTACACCAAGTCGAAGACCTCAAATACCACAACCAGCCCAAAGATCAGTGCCTAAAATACCAACAAACACAGGAAATCAATGA
- a CDS encoding type IV secretion system protein, with protein sequence MMSRRSLLLILYLVITGCTMDCVEPGLQSRNTSVSVDVPVYKADEGVKIHWIDSGQVISQDEKIKFTLGGSANFCPLKEGQSPKGVLVPAVFCTDDSIPNYSSELINNSGLNEQEVCRDTGFGNGQSYSKRRYVDTGIKVNPGDKLRFSLVPREIPIDYDNPEGKGISFDDNCYRTEKEDDKDRVTIKEMLNGGTFFCGESGKRTAVEFPQLSKESMKKRKVLVGNGYTPYDNKVHFNKDYIKNGSPWMNGALLDLRRAKIGLDKLCSGERCDNEANKYSSYELNCHYQNICYNKKGIWGFGIGAERKRNCVSSVRHKKYDKGNKCDMYSHLKGIEDELKKIEGNKGDSKQIDINLISNSKLNFKESRGDISWAEALVAKIGDLDDQDTAQAIQCFPKRKEANDDLVCSKISNNFKDFSLKLNHDYKVNKEVEPGSNVMLAIASNGNYQLHRGGYHVEVTRSCNFDSGKKLYMYLGDNPPGDPSAIKTNDFKKVKNLDKITEDDVNYYIIDGSHLGNEESKKIYFGVDVSNVERDDITDKDGKYYEDNKYTVNLFLKRKINDFISSTINKIFDFITARDENGIKIPYEGYRKGLLQGVRALLILYVIFTVVGYMLGTIQLSKFDFIIRVFKIAFIAFAFSNRSWEFFGTILSGLFVDGSIYLVDSFSGYIGEGGKKFAFLDLTAGVLFTGETWLKFLSLMLSGPFGFIAFLMILKATFTFLKCIISATFKYVISTVLVAFLLSLAPLFIIFILFQQTKGLFDNWIKTLAHVSLQPVILFSSLSLLNQLMYSVLYNLTNFSACYQCLISVNFLSYDLCLMKSILPLGYSPSTSVDVALSIGEKAGGHFAALPIDLVQAFIYLIIASAMEAFVSVSETIAQALFSSGYGVAQSVGHVARSASQAMLSTVGLDDKTQNMIQNIKQGMSKDRTAIELKQLDKKEKSKGSSDKKSSRPETLSRPDQKGESNRIREKENEDG encoded by the coding sequence ATGATGAGCAGAAGATCATTATTATTGATACTATATCTTGTAATTACTGGCTGCACGATGGATTGTGTTGAACCTGGTCTGCAGAGCAGAAATACTAGTGTCAGCGTAGATGTTCCAGTTTATAAAGCAGATGAAGGAGTTAAAATTCATTGGATTGACTCTGGTCAAGTAATTAGCCAGGATGAGAAAATCAAATTTACTCTCGGTGGATCAGCGAATTTCTGTCCTCTTAAAGAAGGTCAAAGTCCAAAGGGAGTACTTGTGCCTGCTGTATTTTGTACCGATGATTCAATACCAAATTACAGTAGCGAGTTAATTAATAATTCTGGTCTTAACGAGCAAGAAGTGTGTAGAGACACAGGGTTCGGAAACGGTCAATCATATAGTAAGAGACGTTATGTGGATACTGGAATCAAAGTAAACCCTGGTGATAAATTAAGGTTTAGCTTAGTTCCCAGAGAGATACCAATTGACTATGATAATCCAGAAGGAAAAGGTATCAGCTTTGATGACAATTGTTATAGAACTGAAAAAGAAGATGACAAAGACAGAGTTACAATAAAAGAAATGCTCAATGGAGGAACGTTCTTTTGTGGAGAAAGTGGTAAAAGGACTGCAGTAGAATTTCCACAGCTTAGTAAAGAAAGCATGAAGAAAAGAAAAGTATTAGTTGGTAACGGCTACACTCCATACGATAATAAGGTACACTTTAATAAGGATTATATTAAAAATGGAAGTCCATGGATGAATGGCGCATTGTTAGATTTACGACGAGCTAAAATAGGACTGGATAAATTATGTAGTGGGGAAAGATGTGATAATGAGGCAAATAAGTACAGTTCTTATGAGCTTAATTGTCACTATCAGAACATATGCTACAATAAAAAGGGTATATGGGGTTTTGGGATAGGTGCAGAAAGAAAACGAAATTGTGTTTCTTCTGTAAGACACAAAAAGTATGATAAAGGCAATAAGTGTGACATGTATTCTCACCTTAAAGGCATTGAGGATGAGCTAAAAAAGATTGAAGGAAATAAAGGAGATTCTAAGCAGATTGACATTAATTTAATATCAAACTCTAAATTAAACTTCAAAGAGAGCAGAGGAGATATTTCTTGGGCTGAGGCTCTTGTTGCAAAAATTGGCGATCTTGATGATCAGGATACTGCTCAAGCTATTCAATGTTTTCCAAAAAGGAAAGAAGCAAATGATGATCTGGTATGCTCAAAAATAAGTAATAATTTTAAGGATTTTTCCTTAAAATTAAATCATGACTATAAAGTAAATAAAGAGGTAGAACCTGGTAGTAATGTGATGCTTGCTATAGCAAGTAATGGCAACTACCAACTTCATAGAGGTGGATATCATGTTGAAGTGACTAGATCATGTAACTTCGATAGTGGTAAAAAACTGTATATGTACTTGGGTGATAATCCGCCAGGAGATCCATCTGCTATAAAGACTAATGATTTCAAAAAAGTAAAGAATTTGGATAAAATAACAGAGGATGATGTAAATTATTACATAATAGATGGAAGTCATTTGGGGAACGAAGAGTCTAAGAAAATATATTTTGGTGTTGATGTAAGTAACGTAGAGAGAGATGATATTACGGACAAAGACGGCAAATATTATGAAGATAACAAATATACAGTAAATTTATTTTTAAAAAGAAAAATAAACGATTTTATTTCATCAACTATAAACAAGATTTTTGATTTCATAACAGCAAGAGATGAAAATGGAATTAAAATTCCGTACGAAGGATATAGAAAGGGGCTTCTACAAGGAGTAAGAGCTTTACTTATTCTATACGTTATATTTACTGTTGTTGGCTATATGCTTGGAACAATACAGTTAAGTAAATTCGATTTTATTATAAGAGTGTTCAAGATAGCATTTATAGCTTTTGCTTTTAGCAATAGAAGTTGGGAATTCTTTGGTACAATTTTGTCTGGGCTCTTTGTGGATGGTAGCATTTATTTAGTTGATAGTTTTTCTGGCTATATAGGTGAAGGAGGTAAAAAATTTGCATTCTTAGATTTAACAGCGGGAGTATTATTTACAGGAGAAACATGGTTGAAGTTTTTATCGTTAATGCTCTCTGGTCCTTTTGGTTTTATCGCTTTTTTGATGATACTTAAAGCTACCTTTACGTTCTTAAAATGCATTATTAGTGCTACGTTCAAGTATGTGATATCTACTGTTTTAGTAGCATTTTTATTGTCATTAGCTCCTTTATTTATCATATTTATTCTATTTCAACAAACTAAGGGATTGTTTGATAATTGGATAAAAACGCTAGCTCATGTTTCATTGCAACCAGTCATTTTATTTTCATCTTTGTCTCTTTTAAACCAATTGATGTATTCAGTTTTATACAATCTCACAAATTTTTCTGCATGCTATCAATGTTTAATTAGCGTAAATTTTTTATCGTATGATCTGTGCCTTATGAAGTCAATATTACCTCTTGGTTATAGTCCTAGTACTAGTGTTGATGTTGCACTTAGTATTGGAGAAAAGGCTGGTGGGCACTTTGCAGCATTACCTATAGACCTAGTCCAGGCATTTATATATCTTATTATTGCCAGTGCAATGGAAGCTTTTGTTTCTGTATCAGAAACTATAGCTCAGGCACTGTTCAGCTCTGGTTATGGAGTTGCTCAAAGTGTTGGTCATGTTGCTAGGAGCGCATCACAAGCTATGCTGTCAACTGTTGGTCTTGATGATAAAACTCAAAATATGATACAGAACATCAAACAGGGAATGAGTAAAGATCGAACTGCGATAGAGTTGAAACAACTAGACAAGAAAGAGAAATCTAAAGGGAGTTCTGATAAAAAATCAAGCAGACCTGAAACACTAAGCCGGCCTGATCAGAAAGGGGAGTCTAATAGAATAAGAGAGAAAGAAAATGAAGATGGATGA